Part of the Equus przewalskii isolate Varuska chromosome 27, EquPr2, whole genome shotgun sequence genome is shown below.
aacatctttttccttttatccatGACTATCTCTGTgctcaaatttccccttttaatgACATCAGTTATACTGGATTAGAGTCCATCATAATGACTTCACTATAACTTGactacctctgtaaagaccccatctcccaataaggtcacattctgaagtactgtggtttaggacttcaacatatgattttttGGTGGCACAATTCAACTCATGACAAGAGGCAAGCAGtcattaaaagtagaaaaagaggcACATTAGACTTTGATTAGATATTGTCTCCCAACTGCAATTTTCTTAGGGTTTAATGAGGAATTGGAATGAATTTTCTCCTAAAGAACTTTATAAACCCTTACCATTGGGTGTGATATATGAAGAAAACATCCTGGTAAAGGCTTCTGGGATTTCACTAATCAATTATCTAATTAAAGTGAAATTGATTTCCCCCCTTCACAGACATGGCTGagtatgttttattcatttacttaagAGACACATAATTCCTTTCTTATACATAGGATGAAGGTGGCTATTTTCATGGTCAATAATCCGGTAATCACCATGCGACTCAGTAGGATCCTCGccacctcccactccctcccatcTCACATTGACAAGATACCATGCTCTTTTATTTCCGTTTCCTAAGGAACCAGGCAGTAAAATCTCAGTTCATGAATTGATAATCATATATTTTCAATtgtcaacaaataaaaatagtaaagtcAATATGAAGAATGCCTGCATTCATCTCTTTAATGCAATATTTATTGCTGAAAGTCCACTGTGAGCCAGAAACTGAAAAAAGGATGTCATCCCTGTCATCTAGGTCCTTTCAGTCTGGTAGATTAAGATGAGACGTACGAAGCTGGAGATTCCTAAAGCACTCTATGGGAATGACATGCTAATTGCTACGGAGGCTAGATACATACAATCATGAACAAATTTTCATTGGTACTACAGTTGCAGGTCATCTTGGAATTGTTTGCCATTGGGAATATTCTATTAAACAGACATTATAACacagatttcaaaatttaaaatgggaGCTGGAGACTTGTCATTCAATGATTTCTAacgtaaaattaaataaaataccagTAAAACCAATTaaatttagagaattttaaaagaaatgaatagaaatacttaactgcttttgaaaaataaaagaagaggagagttAATTCTactaaatcaatgaaacaaatagaaaacctTCCTTGGTTTGAGAGTATTACCAGTTTAGAAAGCTAAACAAAGGTGAATGGTTCAcgaaataaatataaacaaggGGGGggggagagaaaataagagatgaatggaaatgagaaagaaagggaaattagaGAAGAAGGATGAGAGAAGAAACACAGCCTGTGAGCACATTAAATCCTTAAGTTAGGAGGTCATTTGTCACTGGTTTTGAAACGCTGATTGGTGTTGTAAAGGTTCAAAACAGTTGGTTTTCTATATTGGGGTAAGGTTGTTATGCTCTTATTTTTAAGTAAGAGTATTTTTTGAAATCCCAGGTTTCTCATATAATTATAAGAATTTTGCTCTTTTGCCAAAGAATGGCCCAGACAATAAAAATGTACTTAAGATATTTGCAGCAGAGATGCTTAAATTTGATACCTCGGCATCACTTGGGAAACGTCTGTTTATTTGAGCAAAGATTTACATGTATTCCTTACTAACTGCCAGGCAGTACTCTgagtactttacatattttacctGATTAATTCTCATAAGAACCCAGTGAGAGAGGCACTATTATCCCTACATCAcggatgagaaaagtgaggcatGGAGCACTCAAGTCAGTGGCACAAGATCACAAAGCTGGAAAAGACAGCACCAGGGTTTGCCCTGAGGTGCTCTGACAGCAGAGCCCATGCCTTCAGTCCCTCAATTACAATGGTCGGTCCCTCCTCAAAACTGCTCACTGTGCTGGTGGGATTCTGACATCTTTACAGGCACAATTTAAACTCACCAGAGTTTAAGATCCTGAGCGATCAAACACGCTCCACTCCACAACACCCTGAGATTaccttatttgtttgttttaaattccaaatctttaaaaataaatcaaatcctGGTATTAGGCTGGTTAAAAAGTCAATATcaagaaagataacaggaaagaAGGAACTCTGTGTATAACACTTCCCTAGGAATAGATGGGCTCAACTATGTTTTATAGCCCTTAAACATCCTCGTCAAAACCTTAGACTACTTTGGATGGGACAGAACTTGCAAGGGAATTACTCTCTGGGCACCATATCCCAGCATCATagaatttgagcaataaaatgggaaaatgagcAAACTGAGTTAAGCAGTTTGCACTGCTAGTAAGtgagaaaaccaaaacaagaatCCCAAATTGGGTTTCCCAGATTTGGAGCGCCTCCAGTTGTCTCTAACAGACACTGGGATATCATCGTCTCTGCTATCTGCGCCTCCGAATATCCACCCACTGCACTGCTCAGCCAACTGAGCACTACTTAACAGTGTCTAGTCGAAAGAAAATCCAATTCCATTCCTGTCTATGGCTCCTGACTAATTATAAAGGTACACAAGCCTCGGAAACAAAGAAACCTCAAGTATCCTCTACTTTCAACCCCTTGAAAATCCAGAAGCACCTTGAAATAACCTGTTCCTCTTTGGCTTCCTTTCCCCTGCTCTCCTGTCCATAGCATCCCCTCACCAGAGATGGAGAGAGTTCAATGACAGAAAGCTCGCCCAGCCCTGTGTTACTTTCCAGACGTTAGATGAACAAATGCAGAGTAAATATGGGGTTGCCTTCCGTATGCCACTCATCACGACTTCATCAGCAAAGActttggaaaaaaggaaatgaggaaagggaggcaccAGGACCAGGAAGAGGCCAGACCTCCTCAAAGTGTCAAGGGAAGAAAGCTGTTCACACTCCCATGTCTTCTAGCatatgttcttttctcttattcCACTCTTTCCACTAGGCCAGGACTTGACACTAGCTGGATAAATTCAAGCCCCTGCGTCTTTTCTGACCCAATGCTGAGGCTTCCAACTTCTGGGCAGAAACCTTCCAGATCTGTTGGAGATATAGCCAACCTTCATTCAGCTGCCCAatcaaagaaagaacaaagaaaatgcagtCACTATTTACATAACTTTCATGCATGCGTTATTTAGTTTAAGACATCTGCTATCTAGCTTCCCTTTTCATTCAAACGACATGTATCTGTGGAGTGCCACGGACTGTTTCAGTTCCACCCACATATTCCACATGCCATTCATCTGATTTCTAACTCCAAAGCTCTTTTTATTCTGCCTCCCAATTTTAGCTATCAGAATCTGTCAAAATTGCTATTCTTCTCTCTCATATTTATAGTGAGCCATTCCTAGTCATCATGAGGCCATCTGCACACTGTCACTGGGTAGTGACACGCAGCCTTTGTTCAAACCCAAAGATGCTGCGTCTTGCAGGATGGATATTAATGCTACTAAATCCATCTTCAACATTCCCAAATAACACCATTCATAACAGCTATTATATCTGCGCAATAGCATGAAGAGAGGGTGCGGCATATTATTAGCAAGAACTACCCATTACAACAGAATTATGATGttataaacagaaaatagatttcctttttgttctttctaatGTTGTgctttatattctttgaaaaacagttcTTGTACAGAGGTGATTACAATTGTCAGGCATGTAGAATGATTTCTATGAGCATCTCCTGAGGGCTCCTGGCTGGATGTTAACCCTTTAACTGAAGAGAGGGCTCTCCACCATTGCTGGCATATCAGAATCACATGTGGAGCTCCTTCAGGAGGAGTTTGAACATCTgtttttttataattgtttatttatttgctggtTGGTTTGTATATTCTAAAATGACCCCTTGTTAATTCTGTTGCGTATTCAGAAGTAAGACACCACTGATTTAAGCCTTTGCCTAGTATATAAAAACCAACTCAAGTTCTGCTGGCATATAAAGTATTTTAAGTCAAAGGATCATAAACATAAGTGATGTGGTCCAGTTGACTTGTGATTTATGTCATGATTGGTGTTTTATATTTCAATCCATCAACATAGACAcattatattttcctattaaacATGGAAGAACATCCTTCAAGTGTGCAAGGGAGTTTGTTATCACAGACTGTCTTAAAACCCAAAGCCTCTCAATTCATCTCTCATTCTCCCATTTATGATAGTGACATTAACTAACACAACAAAGTAATGGCTCAAGCTTGATGACTAATGGCAACTGAAATTTGCCCTCAGACCTGGGAAAAAAGGGGAGTGGTTGGAGCTGTAGGGAATTATAGAGAGCACACCCCATATGAATGGAGCTGAgagtatttaataatttaattatttaagtatttttatataaaaataatttaagtattttttatataaaattgtagaGGAAagactgatttatattttattctttctacagAAAATCATGTTGACAAAATTAGTGTCATATGTAGAGGTGATCAAAGACTTTGCAGCCAAAAAGTGTAAGGGAAATGTTAGAGATGATGATGCTGCTATCATATTATTGTCTTGATTTTGTGACATTTGTGTTTTTTGTCAACTTGTAAGTTTTTATTcgttaatattatttttgttcttaattgGCATTCATATTTACATCTACTATTCTATTCacaatattgtattctttttcttaaagaaaacccCCAAAATTATAAACATCAAGATTTTCAGACCATGGATCCACCTCTAGTAAGACAGTTGGGACAGAATAGTGTACCTCaagtagagagaaaaacaggATCTTCCATGACCTTGGAAATGCTCAAAAGGCATTCAAAATTTTGAGGTGGGGGGCCTAGAGATGTTATAGGAGGGTAGATTCCAGgatgttttacaaatataaatgtacacTACAAAATCCATGAAATAAGttcattttgaaacaattttgatTTGATTGATCTAAGAAGTAGAGGATCCATAGGTCGTCCAGTGGGAAGAAGAAAATCCTGAcatttctgtccctctctccaccACTGTCATTTATTTCCTCACCTCATCTCAGTAGGGCTCCCACTTTGTTTTTATTCACGTGTCCATGTTGATCTCTTCTtgctttagattttatttcatttttctaaacactaaattaaaaaatttctttttcagcatCATGCCCATTCCTAGTCATCTCTCTCAATCCTTTTGGCTTACTTTTATATGCTCCCTTTAGACTAGACATAGTAAGAATTTCTAATAGTAACTAACAGATGGAAATTTACACTGGAGAGTGTGAATCAATGGTTTGATATAGGGGCAATGTTCAGAGGGTTCCTCATCAAGACCAGATTTCTGCCTCTTGGCCACTGGCACTATAAGGAGAGGACTACATTGAAATCTCCATTCTAGGAATAAAACATTCCTTAGCCAAAACAGGATCAGATGTACAAGTAGTCATGGCCACAGAAAATAAGACAAGTTTCCCTGGCCATGATGGACTAGGCATTAATTGCATACCTTCATAGCATTTGTAACATAGATGTAATTCATTGACATAGagctataaaaataaactgagttCACCCATAAATGTAAGATGAAGGTTGTTAGCTAATTGTAACTACAAAGAGGATTACTGAGTTACGTGTATGCAAATGAGGGAGTTCAAATATGGAAAAGATGACACTATAAAATACCACACCCATTGCTGAGAGTATATAAATATCACAGTCCAGGAATGACATTCAAACTCAAAATCTTCTCACCGTAACTCAGCTGACCTCACTTCTCCTGTCAACATGTCCCACAGCTGCTGCTCTGGAAGCTTCTCCTCCCGCTCCCTTGGGGGCTACCTGAGCtacccaggctccttctgtggCTCTTCCTACCCCAGGAACTTGTTCTACAGCACTGCCTCCCACTCtcccatcacctgccagctgggTTCCTCTCTCTACAGTGGTTGTCAGGAGAACTACTGTGAGCCCATCAGATGCCAGACTTCCTATGTGGTATCCAGACCTTGCCAGACGTCCTGTTACCACCCAAGGACCTCCACACTCTGCAGTCCCTGTCTGACGACTTATTCTGGATCTCTAGGTTTTGGAtccagcagcagctgctcccCACGCTGTGGATTTAGAAGCTCCTACTCACTGGGTTGTGGCTCCAGTAGCTTCAGACCCCTGGTTTATGGAGTTCgtggtttcccttctctgagctatGGATCTGGATTCTGCCGCCCATCCTACTTGACTTCTAGGAACTTCCAGTCTTCTTGCTACAGACCAACCTGTGGATCTGGCTTCTACTAATCATCTTATTAAATTTCTAATCTTGTTATCCAATACCATCAATGCCTCGACTCATAAACGTCATTACCTTTGTCATCTACAGAAAGAATTATCCTCTTACTTTCTGATTGTCAAATTTTCACCTTGTCTCTTGCCCTAAACACTGGCTAAAAGGTCTCCCtaaaaaattctataattaaTATACTAACTCAAAATAAAGTCTAAAGTCTGCATTGGAGATGGAATTCATGTTATTGGTTTTTATTCCAAAATTGTTTGAAAGGTTCAATCATTATAATCTAATAAACTTATTAGTTCTGATATCCAactgtgtttgttgtttttagttgTTTATTAACTAGAGTTTTAATTCTGATAGATGAAAGAGATATTATGAAAAGACCAATATGCACATggaaataagttttgaaatcctAAGAAGTTGGGGATTTGCACTAATTTTGGGAGACCTCAGATATTTTTCTGACTCAAACTATAGATAGTGGAAAACTATTGTTTGAATATATAGGCTTTTATGaattaaaatctcaaaatcaGGAATTAGATTGAGTCCCTCATAAGATGTGTGTCCTCAGATAGACATAATTACAGATATAGTTTTATATAGCTATAGATATAGGTgaatatatagatacagatatagataaatatatagataaatttataaatatagatgaaTATATAGATGATagagatatagacatagatagcCTAATACCCAAGGAAAATTTACCAGACCTCAAGAAGTTAAGAAATGACTAAATCCAAAAGATGTATCATGTAGTACAAACAAACTCACAAGAGATTCAGTAAATAGAAATATTAGACATAGAAGTTAAAATTGATATGCTTAGGAAATAAAAGGATAGATTGAAAATTTTGGCAGAGCACTGGAACAtattaaaagaacaaagcagaaattctaaaattgaaaaatgcaataaattaaatgtagaattggtgaatagattaaaaacaaatta
Proteins encoded:
- the LOC103562429 gene encoding keratin-associated protein 13-1-like; this translates as MSHSCCSGSFSSRSLGGYLSYPGSFCGSSYPRNLFYSTASHSPITCQLGSSLYSGCQENYCEPIRCQTSYVVSRPCQTSCYHPRTSTLCSPCLTTYSGSLGFGSSSSCSPRCGFRSSYSLGCGSSSFRPLVYGVRGFPSLSYGSGFCRPSYLTSRNFQSSCYRPTCGSGFY